Part of the Notamacropus eugenii isolate mMacEug1 chromosome 5, mMacEug1.pri_v2, whole genome shotgun sequence genome is shown below.
tttctgaagctcagggtgctgacttttccctgaactaagtgaaataatatatatgtgcttgattaaagtgattgttgacccctcaaaagttatcttttcttttagaaaagcagatcaaagaacctgtacagcagaccctcctgggTATGTCCGGGTGTTTGCTTATATGACATGAAAGCATGGTTTCAATGAAACCTGCTAAGGCTTGTGTGAGTTCATGATGAATCAACAGAAAAAGGACAATTTATTCAATAACaacaatacttaaaaaaaacaaaactctcaaagacttaagaactctgatcaatgcaatgactgaCCATGATTCTAGAAGACTGAGGATGAAGCTTTCTATTTACCTCTTGACAAAGAAGTGATAATTCAGAGTACAaaaagagaaagtgtgtgtgtgtgtgtgtgtgttttgaataTGGGCAATGTAGAAATTAGTTTTGCTtggctatgcatatttgttacaaaagtttcatctttcttctttctagggAGGGGCAGTTGTGAGAGAGAATATcaatttcttaattaaaaaaattttcaaccaAAACCCCAAAACTAAACAACACTCTCCTCCAGTGAGATACATGGAAAAGTCAGCTACGTCGTGCAGTGGACAGGGTGATGACCCATTGAcatcagttcaaatcctggctcagacacttaatagatatgtgaccctggatatgtcatttaacttctctcagcctcaagttccacatctgtagaatggggataaaaacagcacctacctcatggggttaCTGTAAGGATCAAAGCTCTTCGTAAAAATCAGAATGCCATATTAATGCTGCCATTACTGTCATCATTCTTAATCCTTTCTCTCACGGAGTCTGCACTTTTGTCAGGgagtcacataatttttatttgcaCATGTGTTATACATTATGCTGCTTGCTTATGACTTACATTTGGCTCTTTCATGAAATGCGCCAAACTGCATCACATACGttaaaagattaatttttaaGTCAGTCGTGTTCAAGCAATTCAAATACTCTGTCACGTATTTTATATTGCAGGAAAGCAAGCTGCCCTCCATACATAATCTGCAGGATCATGGGAACAACCATTAGCTTTGCAGCTGACTGACAAAGTACAGTCCAGTGGTACAAACTCCTTCCTCTTGGAGGTAATGGAACAGTTTCATacctaaaggaaaaaaagctgATCAGTTTTCCTGCAAGCATACATGACAAATAGCTTGTCAAAATAGCTAACTCTTACCATGCAGCTTATTTTCAATGTAAGTATGTCATAgaagttaaatttaacaatttataatacaaaaatattttcctttcattaaaaGTGATATAATTGGCTATTAAAGAATGAGGGCAGCTAAGAAATccaacagacaaacaaacaaaaagcaagagAGACTTACTTGACTGCCAGAcgcccatttttaaaaaaggccaAAGCAGAGGGATGAAAGACCCCACACAATGTAGAAACAAAGGCACCTCTCAAAATACACATGTCCATGGTTAATTCACCTGGAATACAACAACATCTGCGTCAGCAAAGACATGCAGTGAATTTTAGGTATCTGTATAGAGATGTCTCCATCTTTCATTCCCCGATGAATTGTATAGCTGAGGTTAAGTATAAACACCCTAAGGGCATGACCACCTTTCTGGGAAGCTTCACTAGACTGGTACAGGCTGGCACCATGACAGGAATAGCCTAGGGCTAAATGTCCAAGGCAAGGTAGAACTGATAATAAAAGCTGAGTTCACATAAAGATAGAGTAGGCACAATGAGGTCCAGCctgagggtggggggagaagtgAGTGAAGAGAAGCAGGGAAGAAGTGAAAGGAAGTCATGGAACAGGGCACAGCTCCATCACAGAGCAGTTGCAGAACTGTACTCCCATTAACAAATAAAAGGCTCAGTAGACCAAAAGgagctcttttttctttccctagacCTCCCAAGTCTCAACTCTACTTCACATTTTCCTCTAGTCATACTCCAATTTCTTTACCGTAAAAATGTCCATAATCACATGGAATTCAGGATTTTTGGAAAAGTCTTATGTATTAGCTGGCCAAAAGACTCTGAGAGCGATAAAAATTCAAAGGTTCAGGTATAGGGATAAGTGCaaccatctatccattcatccatccatccatccatccatctatgggATTTCAAAGGTCTAAGTactattttaagctttaatagctattTAAAGATGTTCTGGTATATCCCTGTATGtatattaaattaaatgactGGAGTATATAAAATTTTGGCGTTTCACTTACTTATCTTTGAGATGATAGCTCTAAAATTAAGCATTCCTAAATGTATACTCACCAGAACTTAAGGGATCTGTTACAAGGAACTTATAAGTTACTGCAGTGGTAAAAAATGGAATTGCAGACAATGACACAAACGTTTGAAAAGGATGCTGTTTAACCTTCATGCAATTCCTGAAAAGGTAGTTTGCcaagaatccacaaaaagatgaaGTTGTCCCAATATACAGTGGTCCATAAGTATACGTGATCCtaccaagaaaagtaaagagaagTAACAAAAGTAAGTCAAGAATAGTACATTTTCTTTCCCCAATAGTCATTTTAGATCACACAAAAAGGGGAGATCTTATTTAATTGCTAATA
Proteins encoded:
- the TMEM126B gene encoding complex I assembly factor TMEM126B, mitochondrial: MATHAYIQSDPSPEEIKPRRLRTADLVEKNLWRLSKKEQITYTYGPLYIGTTSSFCGFLANYLFRNCMKVKQHPFQTFVSLSAIPFFTTAVTYKFLVTDPLSSGELTMDMCILRGAFVSTLCGVFHPSALAFFKNGRLAVKYETVPLPPRGRSLYHWTVLCQSAAKLMVVPMILQIMYGGQLAFLQYKIRDRVFELLEHD